The stretch of DNA CGGCAGGTGCTAAAAGGGCTGGAAACCCGCTATAACATCCGGTTTGGCTACGATAGTCGCCTGCTCGATGGCAAACCCGCCGTGATTATGCCCGTTGCCGATAATCTCAGTCAAGCCCTCGTTCAACTGCTGACGCCCCTCAACCTGACTTACGAAGCCGTTAGCGACAAACTGATTATTCTGCGCGATGGTCCCGTAGCCGCAACCAATCAACCGGCCCCGCAGGACCGGCGCATTACGGGTCGCGTTACGGCTACCGACAATAGCCAGGCATTGCCCGGTGTGAGTGTCACGCTGAAAGGCACCAACCGGGGTACCACCACCGACGCCGATGGGCAGTATTCGATGAACATTCCTGACCAGGGTGGTACGCTCGTATTTTCGTTCGTGGGGTATCTGTCGCAGGAAGTGGCCGTGGGCAACCGCAACGCAGTCGATGTGAATCTGGCCCCCGACACCCGCGCCCTCAACGAAGTGGTGGTAGTGGGCTATGGCACCGCCCAGCAGCGCGACCTGACCAGTGCCATTACGTCGTTGAAATCGCGCGATTTGCAGAACCAGCCCGTTACCAGTCCCGATGCGCTTTTACAGGGTAAAGCGGCTGGTGTTCAGGTAGTTCAGAACTCCGGTACTCCGGCGGGTGAAATCTTTATTCGTATTCGGGGAACAGCTTCGTTGCTGGGCGAAACCCGGCCTCTGTACGTGGTCGATGGCGTGCCGCTCAACAACTTCGGTGGTACGGTGCTCGACGCGGGCGGGCAGCGGCAATCGGCATTGGCTGACATCAATCCGAACGATATTGAAAGCATCGACATCCTGAAAGATGCAGCCGCAGCCGCCATTTACGGCGCACGGGGCAGCAACGGCGTGGTGCTGATTACGACCAAGCGGGGCCGTTCGGGTAAAGCACGGTTCAACTTCGACGCCTACACGGGTGTGCAGAGCGTAACCAAAAAACTCGATCTGCTCAATGGCGATCAGTTTGTGGAACTGCTACGCGAATCGCTCACCAACCGGGGCCGTAATCCGCTCACCGAGTTTCCGTTCAGCGAGGTAAAACCCACTGGCATCAACACCAACTGGCAGGACGAGATTTTCCGCACGGCACCCATCAGTAACTACAATCTGTCGGTAGCAGGCGGCAACGACAAAGTCAGCACGTTTGCATCGCTGGGTTATTTTCGGCAACAGGGTACGGTAATTGGTCAGGATTACAAACGGTATAACCTGCGCATCAACCTCGATTACCAGGCTACTGACCGGCTCAAAATCGGCACCAGTACGTTGTTGAGCAATGCCCTCCAAAATCGCGTTGCCAACGATTTCAGCGGCTTTTCGATTTTGGCGAATGCGCTCACGCGCAACCCCAACCTGCCCGTGCGTAACCCCGACGGCACCTACCCGCTCGACCCGCTGCTGAACGAAAACCCGGTGATGCTGGCCAATGATATTCTGGCCCAGAGCAATCAGAAGCGCGTCATTGCCAACCTCTATGCCGAGTACCGAATCCTGAATAACCTGACGTTCCGAACCACCTTCGGCATCGATAACCTCGACGACCGGCAGGAGCGGTTCGTGCCGAGCTACGTGATTGCCCGCAACGGACGCGCCGAAGCTTTAGCCGTTGACGCCGACCAGTTTACCTACGTAACCGATAATACGCTGACCTACCGGAAGCAGTTTGGCGATCATACGCTGTCGGTGCTGGGCGGGTTCGGGTTTCAGCGGTCGCAGTCGAATTTCTTGCAGGCGGGCGGGCAAACGGCTGGCTCGAACATCATCAAAACCATCGCCATTGCCGACCCGTATATTCCGCTTCACAACATCTCGGAGTGGGCTTTGCTGTCGTATTTTGGTCGGGCCAGCTACAATTACAAAGACAAATACCTGGCCGATGCCAGTTTTCGGGTCGATGGCAGCAGCCGGTTCGGGGCCAACAAACGCTACGGCGTATTTCCGGCCTTGTCGGTAGGCTGGCGTGTCTCGGAAGAGCCATTCCTGAAAGGAAGTTCGGTTGTCAACGACCTGAAAATCAGAGCAGGATACGGCGTTACGGGCAATCAGGAAGGGCTGGGTGGCGACTATCCCGCACTGGCCCTTTACGGCACTGGCCGCAACTACGATGGCAACCCCGGCATTGGGCAAGCCAATATCCCGAACCCCGAACTCGGCTGGGAATCGACCGCAGCGGCCAACGTAGGCGTCGACGTGTCGGTGCTTAACAACCGCATCGCGTTCACGGCAGAAGCCTATCTGAAACGTACCACCGACCTGATTTTTGAACGGCAACTGCCCTGGACGTCGGGTTTTGGTGGCATTGGCAACGCCAACATTGGGGCCATGGAAAACCGGGGGCTTGAGTTCACGCTCAACACCCGCAACCTGACGGGCGCGTTTAAATGGACGACCAATTTTAACATCTCGTTCAACCGCAACCGAATTACGGCCCTGCCCAACAACGGTCGGCTGGGGTCCGATTTCATCTTCAAACTGCCCGATGCTTACGGCGTTGAAGGCCCTTACAGCATTTACCGCATCGGTGAGTCGGTCGGTAATTTCTACGGCTACCGGTTCTTCGGCGTGTATGCCACCGACGAAGACGTGCCGCGCATTCCTGACACCCCCGACCGGCGCGTTACCGACCTCTACGAACGTGGAGTACGCGGGGGAGAAGCCTCGTTTCAGGATGTTAATAACGATGGGTTTATCTCGCGCAACGACGACCGCGTGCTGATTGGAAACGCGCTACCGCTGCACATCGGCGGTATTACCAACACGTTCAGCTACAAAGGTTTTGAGCTGAGCGCGGTGATTAACTGGTCGTATGGCAATAGCATCTATAACATGACGCGGGGCGTATTGACGGGTATGATTGAAGACCTCAATCAAAGCACCGAAGTGCTGACCCGCTGGCGTAAATCGGGCGATGTCACCAACGTACCCAAAGCCCTGTACGGCTCAAACTCGCTGAGTGGTGCGGCTCCTACCGACGTATCGAGCCGCTACCTCGAAGACGGTTCGTTTCTGCGGTTCCGCAACATCACGCTGAGCTATAACCTGCCGCAGCCACTCATTAACCGCGCTGGTTTGAGCAACGCCCGGTTGTACGTAAGCGGTCAGAACCTGATTACCATTACGAATTACAGCGGTTTCGACCCCGAAAGCCAGAACACGGGCGGAGGTCGCATTCCGTCGCTGGGCGTCGATTACCTGACTCAGCCACAGGCGCGGGTCGTTACGTTTGGGTTGAGCGTAGGATTTTAAAAAAAATACCTCCAACCCCCTGAAGGGGGCTATCCCGACCCTAAAGGAGTTAGAAGAAGCCCCCTTCAGGGGGTTGGGGGCGAAAACATACGAGTAATGAAAACGATTTATAAACTGTCTCTTTGCGCGGCCCTGTTGGGAGTGTCAGGCTGCGCCGACCAATTAGAACTGGCACCGCCGAGTGCCATTGTGGCTCCCAACTTCTGGAAAACGGCGGGCGATGCCGAAGCGGGCCTGATGAGTGCCTACAGCGGGATGCAGAACCCGATGTGGCAAAATTTTGTGACGGTGCCGCTGGTTTTGGCCGACGACGTGCGGGCCAACAGCGGGGGTAATTTTACCCGCCACGAAGGGTTTGTGGCTACGCCTGTACACGGCAATATTCAGGACGTTTGGCGGGAGACGTATTTCGCCATTCATGCCGCTAACGACGTAATCGCCAACGCACCGGCCATCAACGACCCGGCTCTGAACAAAGACCGCGTGCTGGGCGAAGCTTATTTTATTCGGGGCTGGGCGTTTTATCAGCTCACGCTGCTGTTCGGAAAGATTCCGCTGCCGCTACAGCCTTCAAAATCGGCAACGCAGGATTTCAATATCAAACGTAGTGAAGTAGCGGAGGTGTATCAGCAGATTTTCAAAGACTTGCTCGAAGCCGAGAAACTGTTGCCCACTACGCACACTAACCGGGCACGGGCGGCCAAAGGGTCGGCGCGGGCGTGGCTGGCAAAAGCCTATCTGCAACAGCCGCAACCCGATTATACCAAAGCGTTAGCTGAATGCGAGGAAATTATGGCCGATACCCAATACCGGTTGTTGCCGGGAACCAACTACGCCGATATTTTTACGGCGGGCAAGCAAAATACGGCGGAAACCATTTTTGAACTATCGTTCCGGCCCAGCACGGCTACCGAAGGCCACGGTCTCGACCGGGAGTTTGTACCGTTTCAGGGTGCCGACTTCCGGGTGCGGCCTACGACCAACATTATCAACGCGTTCGCGGCCAGCGTCGGCGACTTGCGGGCACCCGTCACGCTGGGCTTGCACAACAACAACCGGTATATCAAAAAGTACGAACAGGCACCACCCACCACTACCAACCGGGGCTTGCAGGCTTGTAACGTAGTGTTTTTGCGGCTGGCCGATATTGTGCTGCTCCGGGCCGAGTGTCTGAACGAACTGAACCGCACCGCCGAAGCTATTCCGTTCCTGAACCAAATCAGAACCCGCGCCGGGCTGGCTGCTACCACTGCCACCACAAAAGCGCAGGTGAAGCAGGCCATCGAAGACGAACGGTTTCTTGAACTGGCCTTCGAGCCGCACCGCTGGTATGACCTCATCCGCTGGAATAAAGCCGTGGGTGGTGTGCCTAATCTGACCGAAGCTAATCGCGCCCGCATTCTGTGGCCCGTACCGTCGCGGGAGTTGGATTTAAACCCGAATCTGGACCAGAATCCGAGTTACTAACTTACACCCCACCCCAACCCCTCCCCGTTAGGGAGGGGCTAAAACCATCCGGTTCGCAAAGCCCCTCCCTAAAGGGGAGGGGTTGGGGTGGGGTTAACATAACACGATGGCTAACCGAAGAGAATTTTTGACAAAAGCGAGCCTGCTGGCCGTGGGTTCATTGGCGGGCGTAATGCCGGGCTATGCGGCCCCAACGGACATCCCCACCGACATCACCATCAAGGATGTAAAAGGACTGGTGTTTCAGGACGGCTACGACCGGGGCGTGTACGTGCGCATCGAAGCCTCAGACGGTACGGTGGGCTGGGGCGAAAGCAGTGCCAACGGCATTCGGGCCGTGCAAACCATTATCAATGACCTGCTGAAACCACAGGTGCTGGGTAAAAGCCCTTTCGACACCGAACAACTCTGGGAACAGATGTTCTGGAAAAACGTAGACCTGGGGTCGGGTGGGATTCTGACGTACGCCGTGGCTGGCGTCGATTGTGCGCTCTGGGACCTGAAGGCTAAATTCCTCGGTGCCCCCGTTCACCAGCTCATCGGCGGTAAATTTCGCGACCGTGTACCGGCCTACGCCGGATTTGGCATCGGGGGCGGAAAAATGTCGGTCGATGATGCCATAAAACAGGCCGTCAAACTGGGCGAAAAGGGATTCAGAACGGTGAAAATCAGGGCGCAAATCCGCGAATACAACATCAACCCCAAAGACGACCCCAGCCTGAACTATTACACAGCCATTCGGAAAGAGTTGCCCGATTCTGTGAATCTGTTTCTCGACCCCAACGAAGGCTACACGGGCTACCGGGCTATCGAAATAGGCAAACGACTCGAAGGCATGGGCATGACGATTTACGAAAGCCCATGCCCCAACGAGAACCTCGAAGATCTCGCTACGGTGGTCGATGCGCTGACGATTCCGGTGATGGCTGGCGAGAAGTGCTACACCCGCTGGATGGTGCAGGACCTGATCGTGAAAGGCAAACCCGACATGGTCAATACCGATTTTATCAAGTCGGGCGGCATTACCGAAGGACTGAAAATCTGCCACATAGCAGGCTTGCACCACAAGCCCGTGGTGCCACACAACACCAAGCCGATGCAGGGCAGCGCGGCTACCATGCAGATTCTGGCGTCGATTCCCAACTGTGGGCCGCTGGTGGAGTACATCGAAGCCGACAAATACAAAACCATCTGCTCGATTTTCGACGAAGGGATTGAGTTTAAGAACGGTGAGATGCTGTTGCCCAAAGGCAACGGACTGGGATTAGTGATTAATGAAAAACGGGCTAAAGCGTTATTTAAGTACTGATTATCAACAGTATGAACTATAAAAAACTGACAGGTTTCAGAAAGTGTATTGCCTGCTCAAGCCTGTTTATCGGCATATTACCCACGTATGCACAAGTCGGCGGGTTGCGGTTGTCGGTCATTGCCGAACGGCCTTCGCGTCAGGTTGTAGCCGCCTATGAAGGAGCTGATAGAGGAACGGGCAATACGTCCATTGCCTTCGACTCTGCCGATATTTATAAATGGTCGGGTACTTCTAAAGAGAGAGCCGAAAGTTGGGGTTATTTTACGACAGATGGCCGCGAAGTGCCGTACATCAAACGCGACCGCGATCTGGGGCAGACGTTTCTTTACACCGGAAAAACGCTCAAAACGCTTACAGCCATTACGGTGGCAACGGGCTATGGCACCAACGCCGTTCGGCTAAACACGTATCAAAAAGCCGTCTCGATTCAGATTTTTGCCGTTTCGGGCGAGCCGGTGCCGAACGACAATGGTTCAGACGCTACAACCGAAGCCTTCCACGGCTTTCCGCACAACCGCATGGGTGATTCGATTCTGCACCACCGCGACGATTATTTTACGGGCGAAACCTACACCTCGCTGGCCGTGTTTTCGGGAGCCGTTTTTCCCGGCAAACGCGCTTTTGGCTTTGCTACCGAAACAGAAGCCGTATCGCCCGACCATCCCCGGCTGAAGGGCCGATTGCTCCGCTTCAACTTGCCCGCCAGCAAGCCTGTTGTGCTAAAGCCCGGTACGCGATACGCTTTTCTGATAATGCTCGACCGGAAGGGCGACGAATGTGGCTTTACGTTAGCGAATAACTACTACGGCACGTACCCCGACGGACACGGCATCCGGCGCGATGGCAACGGCGTGTTTCCGCCCGCTGCGGCAGACCCGGCGAGAGCGTTTACTGACCCGGCCAATGCCAACGCTTATACATCGGCGCACTTTCCGGCAGATTTTGCGAAGCGAACGGCCATTCCACCCGGCACCAACGGCTACCCCGACGTATGCACCTGGCGCGATTTGTTGTTTTACGTTGAAGCCAAGTAGAGACGCATAGTTGCGTCTTTACTTCTTTGCGTTTTTACTTCACAGAAAATATGATAAAACGCTTGATTTTCCTGGCATTATTGCCCGCAGCGGCTCTGGCGCAGGAGCCGATTTACAATCCCGACGTGCCGGAGGTTTTTCCGGTCTGGCACCGTGTGGCCGATTTTGCGCCCGCCCTGCGTTCGGTAGAGTCGGCCCGGATTTCGCCCGACGGTCGGGTGGCGGTGTCGGCGTCGAAGTTTGGCCCGGCTATTCGGGTGTGGCGCGTGGCCGACGGTACGCTGCTCTGGGAGAAAGACCAGCCTTCAGAAGTTGAATGCGTAGCGTTCGCGCCCGACGGCAAGCGTTTCGTAACGGGCGATGAGGAGTTTATGGTTACGGTCTGGGATACGCAAACGGGCAACATCGTCAAGCGGTTCGAGGTCGATAGCGGGCTGGACGGTATTACGTGGTCGCACGATGGCAAGCTGATTGCAGCAGGTTCTGAAAAGGGCGACGTACTGTTCTGGAACGCCGATACGTTCGCACCGATGGGCAAACTCAACGTTGGTTCAACGGTGAACTCGCTCGATTTCACCCGCGACGATAAGCGGCTGGCCGTGGCGGGCAACAGTCAAACGCCCAATCCCACGACGAAAAAAACCGACTATTTCGGATTTGTTCGGCTTATCGACGTGGGGCGAAAGCAGGTAATCCGCTCCTATGATGGTCCGGTGGGGTCAATTAAGTCAGTACGTGTATCGACCGACGGGCGGCTGGTGGCGAGTGGCGGCTTCGACAACGTGGCCCGCGTGCATGAACTCGAAACCGGTAAATTGCTGCACAGTTTTGCCGAACCGCTCAAGATAGAAGCCGTAGCCTTAACCGGCGACGGTAATTTTCTGGTCACGGGCGGGCATCAGCGCAAAATCACCTTCTACCGCCTGCGCGACGGACAAAAAGTACTGGAGCAGCCCAGTCCCCGGACTGAGTACCTCGATTTTTCGGCAGATGGCCGACTGTTGCTCACGGCCCATGAAGACAGCGGTCTGTTATCGCTGTATTTAATGCAGTCGAATCTGCAACATCAGCCTGATTTGTACCATAAATTAGAGGTGAAGTACCTGCGAAACCGGGATTTGAAAAAGAGGTGATTCTAAGCAACGGCAAAACCGGAAAAAGCACGGGCGGCTGGTGCTACAAACCCCAATACAATATCCTGACGATCAACGCCATCGGCCATAAGTTCATCGACAATCTCGCGCTCTGTATTGTTACATTGAATCCATATCTTACCGTCGATCAAATCGAAATGAAAGATTGGGCCAAAAAGATAGTGATTACCCCGCCAACCCGACGAGAGCAACTGAAAACTGTTGTTTTCCCGGTCGATCAACACCCGCCGTTGTACCTCGTCATGGTAAATTTCCTGGCTGGTTTCGGCTACGTAACGACGCATAAAATTAATAACAGCGTCCTGATAACGGGTTAGCTTTTCCATTGTACTATCTTGTTTTGATGAGGGTCATAAACAATCACCTTAGCACCGATGCGTTCCAGTGACTTTTGAATAACATTTTTCTGAAAAAACCGATTCCAAACATCCTCCGGTATGGCTAAATACAGTATACGTTCGGGGTCCTGAATTGACATAGCCACATAGTAATCATTAAACTGCCCGACCGCTTTATGAAACTCATTGATTGTCGAAGGACCAGCAAAGCTTTTTATTTCTACCGCAATTTTTGTGGTGCCTTTCTCAGCAGCTATGAGCATTTCTGCTCCGAGATCAATCTCGTAGCCCACTTCTTCAACCCGCATGGAATATGGGTCGTGTGTAATAGACCAGCCGTCTTTTTCGAGGGCTTTCCGAACGTTGTTGTGGTAAAGATCGCGAGCCATTTGAGTTTTTTAAACAAAGATAACAGGTTGGCATAAACACACTGCCGATGTAAATGAACGTATGTATGTCAACCCCCCGACGCCATTTTCTGAAATCGGCTTTGCTGGCTCCAACGTTGCCCGCGCTAACCGGTCGCGAAAGTGCTCCCGCCGTTGCGCCCGGTGTACCGCTGAAAATCAAAGACGTGCGCACCATCGTACTGGCCGACCGGCTGACACTTGTCCAGATTTTTACCGATCAGGGTGTGGTGGGTTTTGGCGAGTGCAGCCCTATGAGCGCGAAAATCATTGCCGAAACCGTGTCGGTCATGCGCGATACGCTGCTGGGCGAAGACCCGCGCAACATCGAATACCTTTGGGAGCGGCTGTATATCAACACCTACAAACTGGAAGGTCGTAGTGCGGGCATTGCCCTCAGCGGCATCGATCTGGCTTTGTGGGATATTCTCGGCAAGGTAGCCAATCTGCCTGTACACAATCTTATGGGCGGAGCCTACCGAAGCGTAGTGCCAGTTTATTCAACGCTGTTTCGTGAATCTTCGCCCGAAAACATGGCTCGCCGGGCGCAGGCTGCCGTAGCGTCGGGGTTTACAACGCTGAAACTCCAGGTTGCCACGCGCTGGGGCTTCGACGCTAAACCCGATACCTCGATTGCCGTTATCGAAGCCGTGCGGAAAGCCGTTGGCGATCAGATTGATCTGGTGGTCGATGCCAACTCGGGCTGGAGCGTACCCACGGCCATTCGGCGGTGCCGCGACATGGAACCTTACCGCATCTCATGGCTCGAACAGCCTACACCCGAACGCGACTTAGCCGCCGTGGCCGAAATCTGCCGCGCTACCGATATTCCGATGGGATTCGGCGAAGAAGAATGGTCGGTCTGGCGGTTTAAAGACGCGCTGGTGGCCGGTGCTGCCGATATTCTCCAGCCCGACCCAATCAAATCGTCGGGGCTGACGGGCTGCAAAAAAGTGGCGGTGCTGGCCGAAGCTTTCAGTAAAACCCTGACGCCCCATAACACCAGCCGACACCTCGGCATGGCCGCTACGCTTCACCTGATTGCGGCCTCGCCCAATGCCCGCAGCCCACACGAATGCACGATTCTGCCCGATGAAGCCGCTGCCAAACCAATGGATCAGAACGCCAGCCGCAAAACAACCGAAGCCTCGTTTGCCCCCCGCGCATCCGACGCCGAAGACGTGCTGCGACGGGAGTTGCTGACAGAGCCTTTTGTGGTCAGAAACAGCGCATTAACCGTACCAACCGGGTCGGGCTTAGGGGTTAAGCTCAACGTAAACGTGGTAAAGAAATACGCCAGTGGCCCGGTCGATATTACCGAACAAATGTGAACCCCATGAACCGACTCGAGTTTCTAAAAACCGCCAGTGCAGCCGCCCTTCTGGTTTCGGGTGCCCCCCCAACTGACGCGCAGGCTGGCACAACTGCCCCTAATGACGCGCTGCCCACCTGGCCGCTGCCCGATTTGAAAAAAGCCATT from Spirosoma montaniterrae encodes:
- a CDS encoding mandelate racemase/muconate lactonizing enzyme family protein, producing MSTPRRHFLKSALLAPTLPALTGRESAPAVAPGVPLKIKDVRTIVLADRLTLVQIFTDQGVVGFGECSPMSAKIIAETVSVMRDTLLGEDPRNIEYLWERLYINTYKLEGRSAGIALSGIDLALWDILGKVANLPVHNLMGGAYRSVVPVYSTLFRESSPENMARRAQAAVASGFTTLKLQVATRWGFDAKPDTSIAVIEAVRKAVGDQIDLVVDANSGWSVPTAIRRCRDMEPYRISWLEQPTPERDLAAVAEICRATDIPMGFGEEEWSVWRFKDALVAGAADILQPDPIKSSGLTGCKKVAVLAEAFSKTLTPHNTSRHLGMAATLHLIAASPNARSPHECTILPDEAAAKPMDQNASRKTTEASFAPRASDAEDVLRRELLTEPFVVRNSALTVPTGSGLGVKLNVNVVKKYASGPVDITEQM
- a CDS encoding WD40 repeat domain-containing protein; the protein is MIKRLIFLALLPAAALAQEPIYNPDVPEVFPVWHRVADFAPALRSVESARISPDGRVAVSASKFGPAIRVWRVADGTLLWEKDQPSEVECVAFAPDGKRFVTGDEEFMVTVWDTQTGNIVKRFEVDSGLDGITWSHDGKLIAAGSEKGDVLFWNADTFAPMGKLNVGSTVNSLDFTRDDKRLAVAGNSQTPNPTTKKTDYFGFVRLIDVGRKQVIRSYDGPVGSIKSVRVSTDGRLVASGGFDNVARVHELETGKLLHSFAEPLKIEAVALTGDGNFLVTGGHQRKITFYRLRDGQKVLEQPSPRTEYLDFSADGRLLLTAHEDSGLLSLYLMQSNLQHQPDLYHKLEVKYLRNRDLKKR
- a CDS encoding mandelate racemase/muconate lactonizing enzyme family protein, which codes for MANRREFLTKASLLAVGSLAGVMPGYAAPTDIPTDITIKDVKGLVFQDGYDRGVYVRIEASDGTVGWGESSANGIRAVQTIINDLLKPQVLGKSPFDTEQLWEQMFWKNVDLGSGGILTYAVAGVDCALWDLKAKFLGAPVHQLIGGKFRDRVPAYAGFGIGGGKMSVDDAIKQAVKLGEKGFRTVKIRAQIREYNINPKDDPSLNYYTAIRKELPDSVNLFLDPNEGYTGYRAIEIGKRLEGMGMTIYESPCPNENLEDLATVVDALTIPVMAGEKCYTRWMVQDLIVKGKPDMVNTDFIKSGGITEGLKICHIAGLHHKPVVPHNTKPMQGSAATMQILASIPNCGPLVEYIEADKYKTICSIFDEGIEFKNGEMLLPKGNGLGLVINEKRAKALFKY
- a CDS encoding RagB/SusD family nutrient uptake outer membrane protein — translated: MKTIYKLSLCAALLGVSGCADQLELAPPSAIVAPNFWKTAGDAEAGLMSAYSGMQNPMWQNFVTVPLVLADDVRANSGGNFTRHEGFVATPVHGNIQDVWRETYFAIHAANDVIANAPAINDPALNKDRVLGEAYFIRGWAFYQLTLLFGKIPLPLQPSKSATQDFNIKRSEVAEVYQQIFKDLLEAEKLLPTTHTNRARAAKGSARAWLAKAYLQQPQPDYTKALAECEEIMADTQYRLLPGTNYADIFTAGKQNTAETIFELSFRPSTATEGHGLDREFVPFQGADFRVRPTTNIINAFAASVGDLRAPVTLGLHNNNRYIKKYEQAPPTTTNRGLQACNVVFLRLADIVLLRAECLNELNRTAEAIPFLNQIRTRAGLAATTATTKAQVKQAIEDERFLELAFEPHRWYDLIRWNKAVGGVPNLTEANRARILWPVPSRELDLNPNLDQNPSY
- a CDS encoding SusC/RagA family TonB-linked outer membrane protein — translated: MKRNCTRHHQLIRYGLLLSLLGWPLFGSAQLLLANNRTRQTLPDAPATQRTQSLRQVLKGLETRYNIRFGYDSRLLDGKPAVIMPVADNLSQALVQLLTPLNLTYEAVSDKLIILRDGPVAATNQPAPQDRRITGRVTATDNSQALPGVSVTLKGTNRGTTTDADGQYSMNIPDQGGTLVFSFVGYLSQEVAVGNRNAVDVNLAPDTRALNEVVVVGYGTAQQRDLTSAITSLKSRDLQNQPVTSPDALLQGKAAGVQVVQNSGTPAGEIFIRIRGTASLLGETRPLYVVDGVPLNNFGGTVLDAGGQRQSALADINPNDIESIDILKDAAAAAIYGARGSNGVVLITTKRGRSGKARFNFDAYTGVQSVTKKLDLLNGDQFVELLRESLTNRGRNPLTEFPFSEVKPTGINTNWQDEIFRTAPISNYNLSVAGGNDKVSTFASLGYFRQQGTVIGQDYKRYNLRINLDYQATDRLKIGTSTLLSNALQNRVANDFSGFSILANALTRNPNLPVRNPDGTYPLDPLLNENPVMLANDILAQSNQKRVIANLYAEYRILNNLTFRTTFGIDNLDDRQERFVPSYVIARNGRAEALAVDADQFTYVTDNTLTYRKQFGDHTLSVLGGFGFQRSQSNFLQAGGQTAGSNIIKTIAIADPYIPLHNISEWALLSYFGRASYNYKDKYLADASFRVDGSSRFGANKRYGVFPALSVGWRVSEEPFLKGSSVVNDLKIRAGYGVTGNQEGLGGDYPALALYGTGRNYDGNPGIGQANIPNPELGWESTAAANVGVDVSVLNNRIAFTAEAYLKRTTDLIFERQLPWTSGFGGIGNANIGAMENRGLEFTLNTRNLTGAFKWTTNFNISFNRNRITALPNNGRLGSDFIFKLPDAYGVEGPYSIYRIGESVGNFYGYRFFGVYATDEDVPRIPDTPDRRVTDLYERGVRGGEASFQDVNNDGFISRNDDRVLIGNALPLHIGGITNTFSYKGFELSAVINWSYGNSIYNMTRGVLTGMIEDLNQSTEVLTRWRKSGDVTNVPKALYGSNSLSGAAPTDVSSRYLEDGSFLRFRNITLSYNLPQPLINRAGLSNARLYVSGQNLITITNYSGFDPESQNTGGGRIPSLGVDYLTQPQARVVTFGLSVGF
- a CDS encoding XisH family protein; the protein is MARDLYHNNVRKALEKDGWSITHDPYSMRVEEVGYEIDLGAEMLIAAEKGTTKIAVEIKSFAGPSTINEFHKAVGQFNDYYVAMSIQDPERILYLAIPEDVWNRFFQKNVIQKSLERIGAKVIVYDPHQNKIVQWKS
- a CDS encoding XisI protein, with amino-acid sequence MEKLTRYQDAVINFMRRYVAETSQEIYHDEVQRRVLIDRENNSFQLLSSGWRGNHYLFGPIFHFDLIDGKIWIQCNNTEREIVDELMADGVDRQDIVLGFVAPAARAFSGFAVA